The following coding sequences are from one Methanococcoides orientis window:
- a CDS encoding deoxyhypusine synthase family protein has translation MVKVKDLKWKQDMRVSELVDSYEHIGFQSVELQRASEVIVKMKKDSAKVFLTFTSNMVTSGLRGFFAQLIELGIADVIVTTVGGLEEDIMKATGEDFQIGSFQTDDVELHEKGINRVGNLLIKNESYMNFESLIERILKKLYEKQKHWAVSEMLREIGLMLDDENSILYQAAKNDVPIFCPAITDGAFGFHLYLFQQDHPDFMVDVVKDFGNILFASSFDDRKGVIALGGSISKHHAILSTLLNGGAEYAVYMTTAHRTSGSMSGANTNEAKSWGKVKDESDVATVIGDVSITFPLAMIHALDELAEDGLLESLKRNNEDRGANT, from the coding sequence ATGGTAAAAGTGAAGGACCTAAAATGGAAACAGGATATGCGAGTGTCAGAGCTTGTCGATTCCTACGAACACATCGGATTCCAGAGCGTTGAGCTCCAGCGGGCATCCGAAGTAATAGTTAAGATGAAAAAGGATTCTGCAAAGGTATTCCTGACATTTACCTCGAACATGGTCACCTCAGGCCTGAGAGGGTTCTTTGCCCAGCTTATCGAACTGGGAATTGCCGATGTGATCGTTACCACTGTCGGCGGTCTTGAAGAGGACATAATGAAGGCCACCGGAGAGGATTTCCAGATTGGATCGTTCCAAACAGATGATGTGGAACTGCACGAAAAAGGCATTAACCGTGTGGGAAACCTGCTTATCAAAAATGAGAGCTACATGAACTTCGAGAGCCTCATCGAGAGGATCCTCAAGAAACTTTACGAAAAACAAAAGCACTGGGCGGTTTCCGAGATGCTGCGTGAGATCGGACTGATGCTCGATGACGAGAATTCCATCCTTTACCAGGCAGCAAAGAACGACGTACCGATATTCTGCCCGGCCATCACCGACGGTGCATTCGGTTTCCACTTATACCTGTTCCAGCAGGACCATCCTGATTTCATGGTAGATGTTGTCAAGGACTTCGGTAACATATTGTTCGCAAGCAGCTTCGATGACCGCAAAGGTGTCATCGCACTGGGCGGATCCATATCAAAACACCATGCCATCCTGAGCACACTCCTCAACGGAGGTGCCGAATACGCAGTATATATGACAACTGCTCACCGCACCTCGGGAAGCATGTCCGGTGCCAACACCAACGAAGCGAAGTCATGGGGGAAGGTCAAGGACGAGAGCGATGTCGCCACGGTCATTGGAGACGTGAGCATCACATTCCCGCTTGCCATGATACATGCACTTGATGAGCTTGCAGAGGACGGTCTGCTGGAAAGCCTGAAAAGGAACAATGAGGACAGAGGAGCGAACACATGA
- a CDS encoding nucleoside 2-deoxyribosyltransferase, with amino-acid sequence MKIFLSGSIRGGRQMLPTYQFICGYLRNNGHEVLSWHVAHDGVEATESLMSESQIYERDMGFLRTSECMIAEVSLASTGVGYEVCSAINKAIPILCVHKPDSNVSAMILGNTNCNVTVKEYSGNEDLEVILREFLSSF; translated from the coding sequence ATGAAGATCTTCCTTTCTGGTTCCATTCGTGGGGGAAGGCAGATGCTTCCCACATACCAGTTCATTTGCGGGTATCTTCGCAATAACGGTCATGAGGTCTTGAGCTGGCATGTAGCTCACGATGGGGTCGAGGCGACGGAGTCACTCATGAGCGAGAGCCAGATCTACGAACGTGACATGGGTTTTCTAAGGACAAGTGAATGCATGATCGCAGAGGTCAGCCTCGCTTCCACAGGCGTTGGTTATGAGGTATGTTCCGCTATCAACAAGGCTATTCCTATTCTCTGTGTCCATAAACCGGATTCTAACGTCTCTGCCATGATACTGGGGAATACCAATTGCAACGTTACTGTGAAAGAGTATTCTGGTAATGAGGACCTCGAAGTTATCCTTCGTGAATTCCTTTCATCTTTTTGA
- a CDS encoding pro-sigmaK processing inhibitor BofA family protein, which produces MVMEIIVVLVAIIIALLLYKVLKTVKNMVVNTVLGVILLLIANFALGLNIAFSWVVILVCAFTGVIGAVLIVLLAYLGIFF; this is translated from the coding sequence ATGGTAATGGAAATTATAGTAGTACTGGTGGCTATCATAATAGCTCTTCTTCTGTACAAGGTGCTGAAGACTGTCAAGAACATGGTAGTGAACACCGTATTGGGTGTGATTCTCCTTCTGATCGCCAACTTTGCACTGGGTCTAAACATTGCTTTTTCATGGGTTGTGATACTGGTCTGTGCATTCACAGGAGTGATCGGAGCAGTTCTGATAGTGCTTTTAGCATATCTCGGTATCTTCTTCTGA
- a CDS encoding decarboxylase gives MSSPTVPSPKFTLSKKVVLEQYKKVREVVDIPAFSSKTNPRVSPMIEENTDGFLSVHMINELKHLKDMSRVLFLAQGWTSEIVEDLYERGIRSFAVDNEFDLDVLLSTIEPTDWKITLLLRLKLKEHSLRTERYFVFGMTSDVINERVAQLKDDPHIEQLGVHFHRKTQNVNEWKIQQDIEDVLSEETLEAIDILNIGGGLPSEYANTNVDVIGGIFRRLTELREWLHEKEIQLMIEPGRFISAPAGKLITYITGVYDNNIIVNASVYNSDMDAILVPVKLRVEGEVGNNAGKPYVIKGSTPCSMDLFRYRVYLKDEPKIGDEIVFINAGAYNFTSNFCDLEEIPTEIIE, from the coding sequence ATGAGCAGCCCGACCGTCCCATCACCAAAATTCACATTATCAAAAAAAGTAGTCCTTGAGCAATACAAAAAGGTCCGGGAAGTCGTGGACATCCCCGCCTTCAGCTCTAAGACAAACCCAAGGGTCAGCCCGATGATCGAGGAGAACACCGACGGGTTCCTTAGCGTGCACATGATCAACGAACTCAAGCACTTAAAGGACATGTCAAGGGTACTTTTCCTTGCACAGGGCTGGACCTCCGAGATCGTAGAAGACCTCTATGAGAGAGGCATTCGCTCCTTTGCAGTTGACAATGAGTTCGACCTGGACGTCCTGCTCTCGACCATCGAGCCCACCGACTGGAAGATCACACTTCTGCTCCGCCTGAAGCTCAAGGAGCATTCCCTGAGGACCGAGAGGTATTTCGTTTTCGGAATGACATCCGATGTCATCAACGAAAGGGTGGCACAGCTCAAGGACGATCCCCACATCGAACAGCTTGGAGTACATTTCCACAGGAAGACACAGAACGTCAACGAGTGGAAGATCCAGCAGGACATCGAGGATGTGCTGTCAGAAGAAACGCTTGAGGCCATCGACATCCTCAACATCGGAGGAGGCCTGCCATCAGAATATGCCAATACCAACGTCGATGTCATCGGAGGAATTTTCAGGCGTCTTACCGAGCTTCGGGAATGGCTTCATGAGAAAGAGATTCAGCTTATGATAGAGCCGGGAAGGTTCATTTCAGCACCTGCCGGGAAGCTCATCACCTATATCACAGGCGTCTATGACAACAACATCATTGTGAACGCTTCCGTCTACAACAGTGACATGGATGCGATCCTCGTACCTGTGAAACTGAGAGTTGAAGGCGAAGTTGGAAACAATGCCGGCAAACCTTACGTCATCAAGGGCAGTACGCCATGCTCAATGGACCTGTTCAGGTACCGTGTGTACCTTAAGGACGAACCGAAGATCGGTGATGAGATCGTGTTCATCAATGCAGGAGCTTACAATTTTACTTCGAACTTCTGCGACCTGGAAGAGATCCCTACAGAAATAATAGAATGA
- the feoB gene encoding ferrous iron transport protein B — MVEIKSGSETVTESSISSKYDVTMAFVGNPSVGKSAFFSRLTGIGVVVANYPGTTVELTHGSINAGSKKVDVVDLPGIYSLGASTEDEKVSKRYLLREYPDVIINVVDATRLERNLYLTLQLLELDIPMVVALNQMDSAKEMGIEIDVEKLSDYLGVPVIPTVATKGLGLDDVVLSALEEDLSTGKRRRVHYDNHILRAIEKLDTDFPEIGYGIKVRALERDEEFVKLSCRPHDGDLLLATSGSITEDIEKAHGMQISDTIARDLYGESGYIVDRVTTQVEHKITFKEKIDSILTSEYVGITGLIIAILVTFFVVFTLGGFLEEGIVSLFETYLIFPVEEMLTGSSPIFRNVIIYSLLGIEAGFAIAIPYIAVFYIILSLFEDSGYLTRASFLLDNWTHKVGLHGRAVIPLILGLGCNVPAIMSTRALNTMRERRIASVLIALTPCSARTVIILGLVGTFVGYWAAISIYVLELVIIFGTGWVLGKGLSGEKTGLIMEMAPLRRPDQRATLQKTWLRVREFVYVAFPLLVAGSALLGLLDAVGVLDIFQNAVEPVSVGVFGLPAFAATALIFGILRKEMALQILAVLAGTANFAQVLTPLQMYSFAVITTIYIPCVATIAILKHELGWKDTGVIAMFTISLALLAGFLINMAGMML, encoded by the coding sequence GTGGTAGAAATTAAATCCGGTTCTGAGACTGTTACTGAAAGTTCTATTTCTTCCAAATATGATGTTACCATGGCCTTTGTGGGCAATCCGAGCGTGGGTAAAAGTGCCTTCTTTTCACGCCTTACAGGCATTGGTGTGGTCGTTGCGAATTATCCGGGAACCACGGTGGAACTTACACATGGAAGTATCAATGCAGGTTCCAAGAAAGTGGACGTTGTGGATCTGCCTGGAATATACTCCCTGGGAGCTTCCACGGAAGATGAGAAGGTCTCAAAAAGGTATCTTTTGAGGGAATATCCTGATGTTATCATCAATGTGGTAGATGCTACCCGGCTTGAAAGGAATCTCTACCTTACATTACAGCTTTTGGAACTGGATATCCCAATGGTAGTGGCTTTAAACCAGATGGATTCCGCAAAAGAGATGGGTATCGAGATCGACGTTGAGAAGCTTTCAGATTATCTGGGAGTTCCTGTGATCCCAACAGTTGCTACCAAAGGCCTTGGACTTGATGATGTTGTTCTTTCAGCTCTTGAAGAGGACCTTTCAACTGGGAAAAGACGCAGGGTACATTATGACAATCACATCCTTCGTGCCATTGAAAAACTGGATACAGATTTCCCTGAGATCGGTTATGGGATCAAGGTCAGGGCGCTTGAAAGGGATGAAGAGTTCGTTAAACTGAGTTGCCGTCCCCATGATGGCGACCTTTTGCTTGCTACTTCCGGATCTATTACAGAAGATATCGAAAAAGCTCATGGGATGCAGATATCGGATACCATTGCACGCGATCTGTATGGAGAATCAGGATACATTGTTGATCGGGTTACGACGCAGGTCGAGCACAAGATCACGTTCAAGGAAAAGATCGATTCTATCCTGACCTCTGAGTATGTGGGGATAACCGGTCTTATCATTGCTATTTTAGTTACGTTCTTTGTTGTTTTTACACTGGGTGGTTTCCTTGAGGAGGGGATCGTGTCCCTGTTCGAAACCTACCTTATCTTCCCTGTTGAGGAGATGCTTACAGGTTCATCTCCTATTTTCAGGAACGTTATTATCTATTCCCTTCTGGGAATTGAGGCCGGGTTTGCCATCGCAATTCCGTATATTGCAGTGTTCTACATCATCCTCTCATTGTTCGAGGATTCGGGATACCTTACAAGAGCTTCCTTCCTTCTGGATAACTGGACCCACAAGGTGGGTCTTCATGGCAGGGCTGTCATTCCATTGATCCTTGGCTTAGGATGCAATGTGCCTGCGATCATGTCCACAAGGGCTCTTAATACCATGCGTGAGAGAAGGATTGCATCGGTACTGATAGCACTGACGCCATGCTCTGCAAGGACCGTGATCATTCTGGGACTTGTAGGAACGTTTGTAGGGTACTGGGCAGCAATTTCAATATATGTACTCGAACTTGTGATAATCTTCGGTACTGGCTGGGTCCTTGGCAAAGGGCTTTCAGGTGAAAAGACCGGCTTGATAATGGAGATGGCACCATTGCGCAGACCTGACCAGAGGGCTACTTTGCAGAAGACATGGTTGCGTGTACGAGAGTTCGTTTATGTGGCGTTCCCATTGCTGGTGGCAGGCAGTGCACTGCTTGGACTGCTTGATGCGGTAGGTGTACTTGACATATTCCAGAATGCGGTCGAGCCTGTATCTGTGGGCGTATTTGGATTGCCTGCATTTGCAGCAACTGCTCTTATCTTTGGTATACTCCGAAAGGAAATGGCATTGCAAATACTGGCGGTGCTTGCTGGTACTGCAAACTTTGCACAGGTGCTGACCCCGCTGCAGATGTACTCCTTCGCGGTCATAACAACGATCTACATTCCATGTGTTGCAACCATTGCAATACTAAAACATGAACTTGGCTGGAAAGATACCGGTGTTATCGCAATGTTCACTATTTCCCTGGCACTGCTGGCAGGTTTCCTGATAAATATGGCAGGTATGATGCTTTGA
- a CDS encoding pyruvoyl-dependent arginine decarboxylase yields the protein MIPKKAFVVKGTGVHKDKLASFELALRDGGIEKFNLVTVSSILPPNCDVVLKDEGLADLKPGQIVYCVMAKNQTDEPRRQIAAAIGNAVPVKSKDYGYISEHHSFGEDERTAGIYAEDLAATMLATTLGVEFDADSAWEEREQVYKASGHIFDTTHYCQCAQGDENGLWTTVVVAMVFVI from the coding sequence ATGATCCCGAAAAAAGCGTTTGTGGTAAAAGGTACCGGTGTCCATAAGGACAAGCTGGCTTCATTTGAGCTTGCATTAAGGGACGGTGGGATCGAGAAGTTCAATCTTGTAACGGTTTCGAGCATACTGCCTCCAAACTGTGATGTTGTTTTAAAAGATGAAGGTCTTGCTGATCTCAAGCCCGGTCAGATCGTTTACTGCGTCATGGCAAAAAACCAGACGGATGAACCAAGACGTCAGATCGCAGCAGCCATCGGGAATGCTGTTCCTGTCAAGAGCAAAGATTACGGTTACATTTCCGAGCATCATTCTTTTGGAGAGGATGAGAGGACCGCAGGAATCTATGCCGAAGACCTAGCAGCAACCATGCTTGCTACAACATTGGGAGTTGAGTTCGATGCAGACTCTGCATGGGAAGAGCGCGAGCAGGTCTATAAGGCAAGTGGTCACATATTTGATACCACTCACTATTGCCAGTGTGCCCAGGGGGATGAAAATGGCTTGTGGACTACTGTTGTTGTTGCAATGGTATTTGTGATATGA
- the lysS gene encoding lysine--tRNA ligase, with translation MAEIKHWAEVVADEALENGKKHKISTGITPSGHIHIGNMREVVTADAAYRTLVEKGAEAEFIYMADNFDPLRKVYPFLPESYAEHVGKPISEIPCPCGECDNYAEHFLKPFLEGLEKLGIYPEVYRADQLYKSGRFVEAIKTALIKRDDIAKILKEVSGKDVLPEWSPFNPICQECGKINTAIVTGFDADAETVEYDCSCGHKGTVPMAGGGKLTWRVDWPAKWKMMNVTVEPFGKDHASRGGSYDTGKRIVREIFDHEPPQPIVYEWIMLGQKGAMSSSTGVVVSISDMLKVVPPEVLRYLIMRTKPEKHIKFDPAQPLLTLVDEYERLNAKDDLEGLDKRVLELSHAKGICHTDIPFKHMTTISQVAHGDFEKIMKIVERAGYDTTNEKCIRELTNNVSNWLEMYAPPFAKFSVKDELPEQTATLTDVQQAFLGALSEIIEASGELTGEDYHNLVYSSKEAGSDLHLKIVEKLGVAEDELEINPKEMFKAIYTSVLGQQSGPKAGWFLSSIDQDFLAKRFSEASTYRP, from the coding sequence ATGGCAGAGATCAAACACTGGGCAGAGGTCGTTGCTGACGAAGCCCTGGAAAATGGGAAAAAGCATAAGATATCCACAGGGATCACCCCCTCCGGCCACATACATATCGGAAACATGAGAGAGGTCGTTACCGCAGATGCAGCATACAGGACGCTTGTGGAAAAAGGCGCTGAGGCCGAATTCATCTACATGGCTGACAACTTCGACCCGCTTCGAAAGGTCTATCCTTTCCTTCCGGAAAGCTATGCAGAACATGTCGGAAAACCAATTTCCGAGATCCCATGTCCCTGCGGTGAATGTGACAACTATGCAGAGCACTTCCTCAAGCCTTTCCTTGAAGGCCTTGAAAAGCTCGGCATCTACCCGGAGGTTTACCGTGCAGACCAGCTTTACAAGAGCGGCAGGTTCGTCGAGGCCATCAAGACAGCACTTATCAAGAGAGATGATATCGCAAAGATCCTCAAGGAAGTATCAGGAAAGGATGTTCTGCCTGAGTGGAGCCCGTTCAACCCGATCTGCCAGGAATGTGGAAAGATCAACACAGCCATAGTCACCGGATTCGATGCGGATGCAGAGACAGTTGAATATGATTGTTCATGTGGTCACAAGGGAACAGTACCAATGGCAGGAGGCGGAAAGCTTACCTGGCGTGTGGACTGGCCTGCAAAATGGAAGATGATGAATGTTACAGTCGAACCATTCGGAAAGGACCATGCTTCCAGAGGCGGTTCCTATGACACAGGAAAGAGAATCGTTCGCGAGATATTCGACCACGAGCCACCACAACCAATCGTCTATGAGTGGATCATGCTGGGACAGAAAGGTGCAATGTCATCATCCACCGGTGTAGTCGTCTCAATTTCCGATATGCTCAAGGTCGTACCGCCTGAGGTACTGCGCTATCTTATCATGCGCACAAAACCTGAAAAACACATCAAGTTCGACCCCGCACAACCACTGCTCACACTTGTGGACGAGTACGAGCGTCTCAATGCCAAGGATGATCTGGAAGGTCTCGACAAACGTGTGCTGGAGCTCTCCCATGCAAAGGGTATCTGCCACACGGATATCCCGTTCAAGCACATGACCACCATCTCCCAGGTAGCACATGGTGACTTTGAGAAGATCATGAAGATCGTGGAACGTGCAGGATACGATACAACCAACGAGAAATGTATCAGGGAACTGACAAACAATGTCTCCAACTGGCTTGAGATGTATGCACCACCATTCGCAAAGTTCAGCGTAAAGGATGAACTTCCTGAGCAGACCGCAACGCTCACTGATGTGCAGCAGGCATTCCTCGGAGCATTATCTGAGATCATTGAAGCCAGCGGCGAACTTACAGGTGAGGATTATCACAACCTTGTCTATTCCTCAAAGGAAGCAGGGTCTGACCTCCACCTTAAGATCGTTGAAAAGCTTGGCGTAGCCGAAGATGAGCTGGAGATCAATCCTAAGGAGATGTTCAAGGCAATCTACACCTCAGTGCTTGGCCAGCAGTCAGGACCAAAAGCAGGATGGTTCCTGTCTTCAATCGACCAGGACTTCCTTGCAAAACGCTTCAGTGAAGCATCAACATACAGACCATAA
- a CDS encoding DUF3656 domain-containing U32 family peptidase, producing the protein MTANTMIKKPELLAPAGNWESFIAAVENGADAVYLGAKTLGARAYAGNFTLEEIQEAIDIAHLRGVRVFVTVNTLVKDEEIGRAAKMLCSLSEYGADAVIVQDIGLLSLAKEVVPELPIHASTQMTIHNSEGVRFLEDLGVKRVVLAREMSLEEIKAVKQASNIEIETFVHGALCISYSGQCLLSSMIGGRSGNRGHCAQPCRKMYELEKDGELIDTDGPYLLSPKDLNTTEMVPHLIEAGVDSFKIEGRMKRPEYVAGVVSTYRRLIDRYMADPDSYFVSPEESLVLEQLFNREFTDVYLEGTSRTGMMSREQPYNRGVVAGTVVGYNGDDRRIIVELSTELELGDGIGAEGLENAGENITRIVLDGKEVDSATEGDVVEIPFFEQVRSGSFIYRTMDRSLMDSLKKTFISPKPIRKVPVKLRSEVAAGSVLQLEMVDADGNAVSVDSDYVVEVAQKKPTTQEQVIQQFSKLGNSVFEPVGMDVTVTGDVFIPIRALNDIRNMAVSQLEAARIEKGRRNPKGSCNTPDVVCEEVHPYKALLVVSVDDSRRLEGAIDGGADVIYIGGEVFRGREPLDMKEAFEKCRSEGRKIYVNTPKIVSDEDMGHVQETLKFAKELGFDGAVVSNYGTFRLAKEAGMNVVADSPMNVFNINSYASIKQLGADSVVLSPEMSLSQVEDVAQCGSVECIVHGRQEVMESRYCMLGDLFSTGAGCSCPCEDGEFELYDEKEYCFPLLMDNDCRMHVLNSKELCMIESIGKLVKAGVAAVRIEARTMDASKVKKVTQRYRVALDGKKKAGKCKDITDGYTSGHYMRGVL; encoded by the coding sequence ATGACTGCTAATACAATGATTAAAAAACCTGAACTTCTGGCTCCTGCAGGCAACTGGGAATCCTTCATAGCTGCTGTGGAAAACGGCGCAGATGCTGTCTATCTTGGTGCGAAGACCCTGGGTGCAAGGGCTTATGCCGGCAATTTCACCCTTGAAGAGATACAGGAAGCTATCGATATTGCACATCTTCGCGGTGTCAGAGTCTTTGTTACGGTAAATACTTTGGTCAAGGATGAGGAGATCGGAAGAGCTGCAAAAATGCTGTGTTCTCTGAGCGAATACGGTGCAGATGCTGTCATTGTCCAGGATATCGGGTTGCTTTCTCTTGCAAAAGAGGTCGTTCCCGAACTTCCGATACATGCAAGCACCCAGATGACCATTCATAATAGTGAAGGTGTACGTTTTCTTGAGGATCTCGGTGTCAAAAGGGTTGTGCTTGCAAGGGAAATGTCCCTTGAAGAGATCAAGGCAGTAAAGCAGGCTAGCAACATCGAGATCGAAACCTTTGTTCATGGAGCACTTTGCATCTCCTATTCAGGCCAATGTCTTCTTAGCAGTATGATCGGAGGCAGGAGCGGTAATCGTGGGCATTGTGCCCAGCCCTGCAGGAAGATGTACGAACTGGAAAAGGACGGTGAGCTGATCGATACCGATGGGCCTTATCTATTGAGTCCCAAAGATCTTAACACAACAGAAATGGTGCCACATCTGATCGAAGCAGGTGTGGATTCCTTCAAGATAGAAGGCAGGATGAAAAGGCCTGAATATGTGGCAGGTGTCGTGAGCACATACAGGCGTTTGATCGATCGCTACATGGCTGATCCGGATTCGTATTTTGTATCTCCGGAGGAGTCCCTTGTACTTGAACAGCTTTTCAACAGGGAATTCACTGACGTTTATCTTGAAGGTACATCAAGGACAGGTATGATGAGCCGCGAGCAACCATATAATCGCGGTGTGGTCGCAGGTACTGTTGTGGGCTATAACGGCGATGACAGGAGGATCATAGTAGAGCTTTCCACAGAACTGGAATTGGGCGACGGTATCGGTGCTGAAGGGTTGGAAAATGCAGGTGAGAATATCACCCGCATTGTCCTGGACGGCAAAGAAGTTGATTCCGCTACAGAAGGCGATGTCGTTGAGATCCCGTTCTTTGAACAGGTTCGTTCCGGGAGTTTTATCTACAGGACCATGGACCGGTCCTTAATGGACTCACTGAAAAAGACATTCATATCTCCAAAGCCGATTCGAAAAGTGCCTGTGAAGCTCCGGTCAGAGGTCGCTGCAGGTTCAGTATTGCAGCTGGAAATGGTGGATGCTGATGGCAATGCGGTGTCTGTGGATTCTGATTATGTCGTTGAGGTCGCCCAGAAGAAACCGACAACCCAGGAGCAGGTCATCCAGCAGTTCTCAAAACTGGGTAATTCTGTTTTTGAGCCGGTAGGTATGGATGTGACTGTTACTGGAGATGTATTCATCCCCATAAGGGCACTTAACGATATCAGGAACATGGCAGTTTCCCAGCTGGAAGCTGCAAGGATAGAAAAAGGGCGACGTAACCCCAAAGGAAGCTGTAATACTCCTGATGTTGTCTGTGAGGAAGTGCATCCGTATAAGGCCCTGCTGGTTGTAAGTGTAGATGATTCCAGGAGACTTGAGGGTGCTATTGATGGCGGAGCAGATGTAATCTATATCGGAGGGGAAGTTTTCAGGGGTCGCGAACCTCTGGACATGAAGGAAGCCTTCGAGAAGTGCAGAAGTGAGGGTCGGAAGATCTATGTGAACACCCCGAAGATCGTATCGGATGAAGATATGGGGCATGTGCAGGAAACACTCAAATTTGCAAAGGAGCTTGGTTTTGATGGTGCAGTGGTCTCTAACTACGGTACATTCAGGCTTGCAAAAGAAGCAGGTATGAATGTGGTCGCTGATAGTCCAATGAATGTGTTCAATATAAATTCATATGCATCCATAAAGCAGCTTGGTGCAGATTCGGTGGTATTGTCCCCGGAAATGTCATTGTCCCAGGTAGAGGATGTCGCACAATGTGGCTCTGTGGAGTGCATTGTTCACGGAAGGCAGGAGGTCATGGAATCACGTTACTGTATGCTCGGTGACCTGTTCAGTACAGGGGCTGGCTGTTCCTGTCCGTGCGAGGATGGGGAGTTCGAGCTCTACGATGAGAAGGAGTATTGTTTCCCGCTTCTCATGGACAACGACTGCAGGATGCATGTGCTGAACTCAAAAGAGCTGTGCATGATCGAGAGCATTGGCAAACTTGTCAAGGCAGGTGTAGCAGCGGTGAGGATCGAGGCAAGGACCATGGATGCTTCGAAGGTGAAAAAGGTCACACAACGATATCGTGTTGCTCTGGATGGTAAGAAGAAGGCTGGCAAATGCAAGGACATTACTGATGGCTATACTTCAGGCCATTACATGAGGGGAGTTCTATGA
- a CDS encoding class I SAM-dependent methyltransferase, protein MTQGPASTSHFSAWDREYAHVRWGGAAPIEPIRSRIPDGCRILDAGSGKGRHLLPLSNFYDCTGIDVSPTALKASREYLAKREREAHHAVSSITDLPFADNSFEGVVCFGVLQHLLENEREKAVSEFKRVLKPGGTIFLEVFGIKDMRYGGDAIEPHTFVRQSGIIYHYFTKEEVEHLFRDFGMLDINDVITEKKFKGESHTRHMVNGTIQLVSEEDTEIC, encoded by the coding sequence ATGACACAAGGACCGGCATCCACCTCTCATTTTTCAGCATGGGACAGGGAATATGCCCATGTCAGATGGGGCGGAGCAGCACCGATCGAACCGATCCGCTCCCGCATCCCTGACGGATGCCGTATCCTTGATGCAGGCTCGGGGAAAGGTCGCCACCTTCTCCCCTTATCTAATTTTTACGATTGCACAGGCATCGATGTATCTCCCACAGCACTAAAAGCTTCAAGGGAATATCTTGCAAAACGTGAACGTGAAGCACACCATGCAGTATCCTCAATAACAGACCTTCCTTTTGCAGACAACAGCTTTGAGGGAGTCGTTTGTTTCGGAGTATTACAGCACCTCCTGGAAAATGAGCGTGAAAAGGCAGTATCAGAATTCAAGCGAGTATTGAAACCTGGAGGTACCATCTTCCTGGAAGTATTCGGGATAAAGGATATGCGATATGGAGGAGATGCCATTGAACCCCACACATTTGTACGCCAGAGTGGGATAATCTACCACTATTTTACAAAAGAAGAAGTTGAGCACCTATTCCGGGACTTCGGGATGCTGGACATCAATGATGTAATTACGGAAAAAAAGTTCAAGGGCGAGTCACACACCCGCCATATGGTCAACGGAACTATCCAGCTGGTATCAGAAGAAGATACCGAGATATGCTAA
- a CDS encoding metal-dependent transcriptional regulator, with protein MTADRIEEYLETILSLSNNGELSVKNKDIADELGVSQAAVSEMVQKLTDEGVVDHQPYHGVRLTNAGLLQAKKLKRKHHVIEKFLSDVLEIDPEVSHNESCGLEHAVSDIVVESMCRFMGSNNIDCNPVDEDECCLFKENYVALSDLKEGDSGTVVMMTLPDSSKERLTCLGLITGESVDVKRKQKQGSTSILTRGTEIALGNEIAKKIFVRLGSRKRYPRGSGRN; from the coding sequence ATGACTGCAGATCGCATTGAAGAATATCTTGAAACGATACTCTCACTTAGTAATAACGGCGAACTTTCTGTTAAGAATAAAGATATAGCTGATGAGCTTGGCGTATCGCAGGCCGCAGTTTCCGAAATGGTGCAAAAGCTTACCGATGAAGGAGTAGTTGATCACCAGCCATATCATGGTGTCCGGCTGACCAATGCCGGTCTGTTGCAGGCGAAAAAATTAAAGCGAAAGCATCATGTGATCGAGAAGTTCCTTTCGGATGTCCTGGAGATCGATCCAGAGGTCTCACATAACGAGTCATGTGGCCTTGAACATGCAGTATCTGACATTGTTGTAGAAAGCATGTGCAGGTTCATGGGAAGTAATAACATTGACTGCAATCCCGTTGATGAGGATGAATGCTGCCTTTTCAAAGAGAACTATGTTGCATTGTCCGATCTCAAGGAAGGCGACAGTGGTACAGTGGTCATGATGACCTTACCTGATTCTTCCAAAGAACGTCTGACATGCCTTGGGCTCATAACCGGGGAAAGTGTGGACGTCAAGCGTAAGCAGAAGCAGGGCTCGACCTCTATCCTGACACGTGGAACAGAGATAGCTCTTGGAAATGAGATCGCCAAGAAGATCTTTGTACGTCTGGGTTCAAGAAAGAGGTATCCACGCGGAAGTGGTAGAAATTAA